ACGAGGAGAGTACCGTCATTGGATGATACAAGAGTACAGAATTACTTATAGCTGGCCACAATATATTGTGGCTCTAAATCAGGATACAGGATATGGACTCCCGTCTTCTTTCGATGACAAGTGTTGCGTTAGTACGGTTAGCGTATTCTCATTAACCAAAGTCCTGTCAAGACAACATCCGAACTATCGAGGACTCATAATTCGATGTACGAGAGCTAAGACTGCGTAAAATGAGCCGCTATACGGTCAATCTGCGATTTGAAGATCTTCGGCGTCAAGTTCTCCCTTGAGATACCGTTCACCTTTCTCTGTGATCCGATAATTCGTAGCATCGGCTCGTTGAACGAGTCCTGCGTCGGCCAGCTTCCGACATCGTCGAGAGATGTATTCGCCGGTATAGTCGATGTTTGCGCCGATGACGCTGGGTGACGCGATTATCTCCTTCTCGTGGAGAAACTCTAAGACACGTTCATCGGCCTGAGTCATCCAGTCTACGCGAGCCCGCATCCAATCCATATCTATGCTTGAACCGGCCTAAGAGGGAGCGAGGATGTGTCTAGAGACACCTGAAACTGACCTGTAGACACAAGATTTTGTGGACAGGTTCAAGTGAGGCGAAGGAGTACGCGAATCCAATCGCCTTTCCGACATCAATGAGTACCCCTGCTAACAATCCAGAAGAGGCGCTTTTGAGTATTGTAGACGACTACGAGCAGTCACAGGCTCTCTTTGAGAAGAAAGACCCAGAGGATGATGTCGATCTCCCGCTCAAAGAGGCCCTACACGAACTAGATACAGCGGGTGAATTTGCCGATGACCGAGCACGGTGTCTCTATCTGACCTTCACTCTAACACTCAACTTCAGTAGGCCTGCTGATCGTCTCAGCCAACGTCTTCAGAGTCTCTGGGTCGCTGAACCGTGGGTCTTCGATCCGCAAACAATTGTAGCAGAGCAGAGATACCACGATCTATTGGACCTGTTCAAGGGACACAACGACTTCCAAGACCACCCCGTGATGAACGAGTACGGGCTAATGGAGTACGGGAAACAGGACGCCGCCTTCTGGTACACAGTCGCGCACACCCTCTATCACGAGTTCGAGTCTAATCCTCTGTCGCTTATTGATGACCACGACGGCGACGCCCACGCTATATATCAGTATGTGAGCAACGAGCGATTGGATGAACCCGCCCACGAGGAGATCCAAACGACAAAGAAGTTTCCTGGTCTCGGCGGCGAGAAGATCGCTCCGTTATGGCTTCGTGCGATTGATGACTATATCCGTCCGCTCGATAACATCGCTCTGCTTCCGATCCCGGTGGATGTCCAAGTTGCTCGTGTTACGAACAGTCTATTCGGAACCAAGTACACGGCGGACAGCGACGAAGATCGAGAGGCGATCCGAAACCTATATCGGCAGTTCTGCGAGGAGTACAATCGGACATCGACACGACTCGATAAGGCGATCTGGCTGATTGGGGAAAACTGGAATGACGGCGGCCGCGATTATTTGAATGAAAAGAGAGGTCAACACTAAGGACTGGAGGGGTCAGCCTCTGTTTTCCTTATCGCCTTTCTCACGAGCGTTCTGGAAGCCCTCGGTCACCGCCCACCCAAAGTCCTCCTCCATCCACTTGGCTATCTCGTCCGCGCCAGCGTCGGAATCGGGGCGGTCAGGACGAGTCATCACCTCTTGTTTCGGAGGGGGCGCACTTATCAACTGGGCTTCAGCATTCGTCGGGGGCGACATAATCTGTCAGAAGCGCGATTTGTCTAAGCCGTCCGCCAACGTCAAGATCGGGGCTCTATTCAAGATTCTTTCTGGCGTCTAAAGCTCTGAAGTCTCCAAGGAGGTTTGTATAGGCCCTAACAGCGTTTGTACACTGTTCCGGGAGACTGAGGTTAAAGCCCTATGCGTAGCGTTGGACCACAATCTAACCCCCACTCCACGCTGTCTACACGCTGTCTGCCAGTTAGCGGTTGTTCTGACTCGACAACTTGGGACGGCACTTATATTTTTTATTGGCCAACGACACTTACAGACGACCAGTAGAGATACCACGAATTAGAAGCCGCAGATTGGGGTTTTGCTAAATTGGTGAGATCGTCTCAAGGGTGGCCGAACGGGAATCTGAGATCGATGGATTGGCAGAGAACCCCTACCCATAGGGATCGAAGTCAAAACGCCGTATAACTCACCCTCTGTCTCGATACCACAAAATCAAGGAGGTACTATTTGATCGCCTCAGTAATCGACTGAAGGAGCAATAGTCGGCATTCCAGTCCTTGATTTGGGTCTCAAAAAGTTATTTTGGAGACCGGAAGACACACAAAACAGCTACGACTCTCAAATTACTTTCTGAGATCCCAATCAAGGACTAGTCGATTAAATCGGTAGATGTCGCGCGATTTATCGAATCAGGTCCTTGATCTTCTACTGTCTTAGATGCCGAGATCTTGTACGACTTCTTTTGAATCGAGGTCACGGAGCATTATCCCTGTGAAGCAACCGGCAGAATTGCCTTTTCGAGGATCCCACTCTCTCGTGTACTCGGCGATACCGCGCTCTTTGAGTTCTGCCGTGAGTTGATGCTGTTCTCGAGCTACTTCCCGTCCAGTCCTCGCACAGAACTCTTCGTAGTGGCTGTGGAGGTCATCAGTGAATACAGTGCTTCCTGATTGATTCGCAATAGCAACGTCAATAAACTCACTAACTACGTCTCCAAATCCAGTCCAGAGTTGGTGTGTTTCGCTCGGACTTCGTGAATCAGTAAAGCTA
The window above is part of the Halosimplex rubrum genome. Proteins encoded here:
- a CDS encoding MarR family transcriptional regulator; this translates as MTQADERVLEFLHEKEIIASPSVIGANIDYTGEYISRRCRKLADAGLVQRADATNYRITEKGERYLKGELDAEDLQIAD